A genome region from Oceanispirochaeta sp. M1 includes the following:
- a CDS encoding aminopeptidase P family protein, with the protein MFQPNTYALRRETLKKKVRSGLILLLGNEESSMNFGDNTYPFRQDSSFLYFFGLNQAGLTGIIDVDEDREFLFGDDLTIDHIVWMGIQPTVKERAQRAGVTNTGNNQALHDLLKKARSQNRQIHFLPPYRPENSLKLWRWLGIDPDNIKDSASLELIKAVILQREVKTEEELAEIETAVNTSVDMHVAAMNMVSPGISEALVAARVQEIAVAAGGRLSFPAIATVHGETLHNHYHGNELKEGQLFLLDSGAESAMGYAGDLSSTIPVGSTFSQRQSEIYDISLASHEAAISALKPGIPFKDIYYESARTIVNGLKDLGLMKGDTEEALIQGAHALFFPCGLGHQMGLDVHDMEDLGEEYVGYDGQPKSRQFGLKSLRLAKELKPGFVLTIEPGIYFIPTLIDLWKTENKFSDYINYDRVETYKEFGGIRNEENFVITDNGARLLGKQKPKTREDVEAEKGL; encoded by the coding sequence TTGTTTCAACCAAATACCTATGCTCTAAGAAGAGAAACCCTGAAAAAGAAGGTCAGATCCGGACTCATTTTACTACTAGGAAATGAAGAGAGTTCCATGAATTTCGGGGATAATACTTATCCATTCCGCCAGGACAGTTCCTTTCTCTATTTTTTCGGCCTCAATCAGGCCGGTTTAACCGGGATCATCGATGTGGATGAAGACAGAGAGTTTCTCTTCGGAGATGATCTGACAATTGATCACATTGTCTGGATGGGCATACAGCCCACTGTGAAGGAGAGGGCCCAGCGGGCCGGGGTGACAAATACAGGCAATAATCAGGCTCTCCATGATTTACTAAAGAAAGCCCGGTCTCAGAATCGTCAGATTCATTTCCTTCCCCCCTACAGGCCTGAAAACAGTCTAAAACTGTGGCGTTGGCTGGGAATTGATCCTGATAATATTAAGGATTCTGCTTCTCTGGAGTTGATAAAAGCGGTGATCCTCCAGAGGGAAGTGAAAACAGAGGAAGAACTGGCAGAAATTGAAACAGCGGTCAATACCAGTGTGGATATGCATGTGGCGGCCATGAATATGGTCAGTCCGGGAATCTCAGAGGCCCTGGTGGCGGCCCGGGTTCAGGAAATCGCCGTTGCTGCAGGTGGGCGCCTCTCTTTTCCGGCAATCGCTACGGTTCATGGAGAGACTCTTCATAACCATTATCATGGCAACGAACTTAAGGAGGGGCAGTTATTTCTCCTGGACAGCGGCGCCGAATCAGCCATGGGATACGCCGGTGATCTTTCCAGTACCATTCCTGTAGGCAGCACTTTTTCCCAGCGCCAGAGTGAAATCTATGATATCAGTCTGGCATCTCATGAAGCGGCAATTTCTGCCTTAAAACCCGGTATTCCCTTTAAAGATATCTATTATGAGTCAGCCCGGACGATTGTGAACGGCTTGAAAGACCTTGGTCTGATGAAAGGAGATACAGAAGAGGCTCTGATACAGGGGGCGCATGCCCTGTTTTTTCCCTGTGGACTGGGCCACCAGATGGGCCTGGATGTTCATGATATGGAAGACCTGGGGGAGGAGTATGTCGGGTATGACGGGCAGCCGAAAAGCAGGCAGTTCGGCCTGAAATCACTCAGGCTGGCCAAGGAGCTGAAACCCGGTTTTGTATTAACTATTGAGCCGGGAATCTATTTTATTCCGACCCTGATTGATCTGTGGAAAACAGAAAATAAGTTCAGTGATTATATCAACTATGATAGAGTGGAAACATACAAAGAATTCGGTGGAATCCGTAATGAAGAGAATTTTGTAATAACGGATAATGGAGCCAGACTGCTGGGAAAACAGAAGCCTAAAACCAGAGAAGATGTGGAGGCAGAGAAAGGCTTGTGA
- a CDS encoding MOSC domain-containing protein, with the protein MSDMTSFKIVSINISTKKGEQKVPVDSAELKVDHGIVGDAHAGNWHRQISMLADEDVETMRGKGVELNFGDFAENITTVGIDLAVLPVGTRIMLGDCEVEVTQIGKECHHGCAVFQAVGDCVMPRKGIFVKVISGGNISCDSNCTYRK; encoded by the coding sequence ATGAGCGACATGACATCATTCAAAATAGTATCAATAAATATATCAACAAAAAAAGGGGAACAGAAAGTTCCCGTGGACAGTGCCGAACTTAAGGTGGATCACGGCATTGTGGGTGATGCCCATGCAGGAAACTGGCACCGTCAGATCTCCATGCTTGCAGACGAAGATGTTGAAACCATGCGCGGCAAGGGTGTGGAGCTGAACTTCGGCGACTTTGCAGAAAATATCACCACTGTGGGAATTGATCTTGCGGTTCTACCCGTTGGAACAAGAATCATGCTGGGAGACTGTGAAGTGGAAGTCACACAGATTGGAAAAGAGTGTCACCATGGCTGCGCCGTTTTTCAGGCGGTTGGAGACTGTGTCATGCCCCGGAAGGGTATCTTTGTTAAAGTAATAAGCGGAGGAAACATCAGCTGTGACAGTAACTGTACTTACCGTAAGTGA
- the moaC gene encoding cyclic pyranopterin monophosphate synthase MoaC, with amino-acid sequence MKLSHIDDAGQARMVDVSAKPIIHRTATATGKIFCAPETMTLIKDNQIKKGDVLTTANIAGVMGAKQTSSLIPLCHNIGMDQVVLNLEVEEDGVRITARTVCSDKTGIEMEALTAVSVAALTIYDMCKAADKKMRIGDIHLLEKTKTELPNQ; translated from the coding sequence ATGAAACTCAGTCATATAGATGATGCCGGTCAGGCTCGCATGGTGGATGTCTCGGCCAAGCCGATTATCCACAGAACAGCCACCGCCACTGGAAAAATATTCTGTGCTCCCGAAACTATGACACTGATCAAAGACAATCAGATAAAAAAGGGAGATGTTCTCACCACCGCGAATATTGCAGGAGTCATGGGAGCCAAGCAGACCTCGAGTCTGATTCCCCTCTGTCACAATATTGGGATGGATCAGGTAGTCCTGAATCTTGAAGTGGAAGAGGATGGTGTCAGGATTACAGCTAGAACTGTCTGTTCAGATAAAACCGGGATCGAGATGGAAGCTTTGACAGCGGTCTCTGTTGCGGCTTTAACAATATATGATATGTGCAAGGCCGCCGACAAAAAAATGAGAATAGGCGATATTCATTTGTTGGAAAAGACTAAAACCGAGCTGCCTAATCAATAA
- a CDS encoding GTP 3',8-cyclase MoaA, protein MLDSFEREISYLRISVTDRCNLRCIYCMPEEGVEKKRHEDCLSFEQITEIAKEAVALGISKIRLTGGEPLVRKGICALVAQLKGIEGLKTLGMTTNGHYLEQYAKGLKESGLDSLNISLDTLDPERYSYLTRGGNIEEVLKGIDAALAQGFPVKLNMVVSDDTGREEMESMKQFCQDKGITLQRIREYDLKDNKFKDEEIIYHRPPPCAACNRIRLLSNGKLKPCLHSDNEITIDMNNIKEGLKKAITEKPRCGSSCSTRNMVEIGG, encoded by the coding sequence ATGTTAGACTCCTTTGAACGTGAAATATCTTACTTAAGAATATCAGTTACAGACCGCTGCAATCTGCGATGTATCTACTGCATGCCCGAAGAAGGTGTGGAAAAGAAAAGACACGAAGACTGCCTCAGCTTTGAACAGATAACAGAAATTGCTAAAGAGGCAGTTGCTCTGGGAATCAGTAAAATCCGTCTCACTGGAGGGGAACCTCTTGTCCGGAAAGGTATCTGCGCTCTGGTAGCACAACTTAAGGGGATTGAAGGACTGAAGACTCTCGGTATGACCACAAACGGTCACTATCTGGAACAGTATGCCAAGGGGCTGAAAGAATCCGGACTGGACAGTCTGAATATATCTCTGGATACCCTGGACCCCGAACGCTACTCCTATCTGACCAGGGGTGGGAACATTGAAGAAGTATTGAAAGGAATCGATGCGGCACTGGCTCAGGGATTTCCCGTCAAACTCAATATGGTTGTCTCCGATGATACCGGCCGGGAAGAGATGGAGAGCATGAAGCAGTTCTGTCAGGACAAGGGGATCACTCTCCAGAGAATCAGAGAATATGACCTGAAAGACAACAAGTTCAAAGATGAGGAGATCATCTACCACCGCCCTCCCCCCTGTGCGGCCTGCAATCGTATCCGCCTCCTCTCCAACGGCAAGCTGAAGCCATGCCTTCATTCAGATAATGAAATTACAATTGATATGAACAATATAAAAGAGGGCCTCAAAAAGGCTATTACAGAAAAACCCCGCTGCGGCAGCAGCTGCTCCACCAGAAATATGGTGGAAATCGGAGGATAA
- a CDS encoding MogA/MoaB family molybdenum cofactor biosynthesis protein, producing MTVTVLTVSDRASRGEYEDLSGPEIESIIKERYPDCRVRRRIVPDDKEPIKKALEDFLGDDYIITTGGTGISPRDITPEVSKDFCRKDLPGIAEILRSESYKETPMAMLSRGYAGFINQTIVVNFPGSVKAVRLCTKVLLPVMDHSGKMFRSEGH from the coding sequence GTGACAGTAACTGTACTTACCGTAAGTGACCGGGCAAGTCGGGGAGAATATGAAGATCTTTCCGGGCCTGAAATAGAATCTATTATCAAAGAGAGATATCCGGACTGCAGAGTCCGCCGCCGCATAGTCCCAGATGATAAAGAGCCTATAAAAAAAGCTCTGGAAGATTTCCTGGGGGACGATTACATTATAACGACCGGAGGCACCGGAATTTCTCCAAGAGACATCACCCCTGAAGTCTCTAAAGATTTCTGCAGAAAGGATCTTCCGGGCATTGCCGAAATATTAAGAAGTGAATCTTATAAAGAGACCCCCATGGCCATGTTGAGCCGTGGATATGCAGGATTCATAAATCAGACCATCGTGGTCAATTTCCCCGGTTCCGTAAAGGCTGTCAGACTCTGCACCAAAGTGCTGCTGCCCGTTATGGATCATAGCGGAAAGATGTTTCGAAGTGAGGGCCACTAG
- a CDS encoding carbohydrate ABC transporter permease, with protein sequence MRSKEVLKKETSMNGSKTAFLFLLPLMLILGVFLIFSILFILKNGFYKLDLSFRSPVFVGLQNYRILISDSHFFLSILNNIIFASVVVLSGITLGFLLAVLLSLNIPFSKTIFALVFIPSILPRALIATVFRQMFEHHTGSVNGFISFLGLSTEKLMWLTSPPLAYLTVMGLFVYMIGIPLLYYNADLASIPQSILESARIDGAGLFTIMFKIIYPLVSSSHKTIIISSVLASFRMFEVIFLLTQSGPGFTTEISGTYIYRFTRQGSQIGYVCAASTVVLFIALLIAIVQTSLLYKNKKKP encoded by the coding sequence GTGAGAAGTAAAGAAGTATTAAAAAAAGAAACATCCATGAATGGCAGTAAAACAGCATTTCTATTTCTGTTACCCCTGATGCTGATCCTGGGTGTTTTCCTTATATTCAGTATTCTGTTCATCCTGAAAAACGGATTTTACAAATTGGATTTATCCTTTCGATCTCCCGTATTTGTGGGACTTCAAAATTATAGGATTCTAATCTCTGACTCTCATTTTTTCTTAAGTATTTTAAATAACATAATCTTTGCCAGTGTCGTAGTTCTTTCAGGAATTACACTGGGATTCCTCCTGGCAGTCTTATTGTCATTGAATATTCCTTTCAGTAAAACAATCTTTGCCCTGGTGTTCATCCCCTCTATTTTACCGAGAGCCCTTATAGCAACTGTGTTCAGACAGATGTTTGAACACCATACTGGAAGTGTAAACGGATTCATTTCATTCCTTGGTTTAAGTACCGAAAAACTCATGTGGCTCACCAGTCCCCCGCTTGCATACCTGACTGTTATGGGCCTGTTTGTATATATGATAGGTATCCCTCTTCTCTATTACAATGCCGATCTTGCTTCTATTCCACAGAGTATATTGGAATCAGCCCGTATTGATGGCGCCGGTTTATTTACAATAATGTTCAAAATTATCTATCCACTTGTCTCAAGCAGTCATAAAACAATAATAATTTCATCAGTTCTGGCAAGTTTCAGAATGTTTGAAGTTATCTTCCTCCTTACCCAGAGCGGGCCGGGATTCACGACAGAAATAAGCGGAACCTATATATATAGGTTTACCAGACAGGGTTCTCAGATAGGTTATGTATGTGCTGCATCAACAGTAGTTCTGTTCATCGCACTTCTCATCGCTATTGTACAGACATCCCTGCTTTATAAAAATAAGAAAAAACCATAA
- a CDS encoding beta-propeller fold lactonase family protein yields MGKNIYFIGSYTEVQGHAPHACGEGIYIISQDRETGLLSIESRMTDIENPSWVHWDSGRKKLYAATENSGDDGELVSYNYNSEKQLTELSRQRGPGNAVCHLLTLSKQNLLLTVSYISGTLEGFELKNSLPERRQHIFQYKGNGPNLERQEGPHAHQLCPDNYENKLYVCDLGSDRIWMHDLKSPDLKQETALEVPKGYGPRHMVMDGQSSLAYILCELQPKLLVAHIFEDGEEKGRMEILEEHHTAAVDDRAKAAPAAIKIHPSGNTLYVSNRFVDSITVFSLDRSDNSASVHKVDEFSSRGKTPRDFTFSPDGKWLLIGNQDSSDIQCCRIDPETGLSLNEWTPALKIGTPVCLVPL; encoded by the coding sequence TTGGGAAAAAATATCTATTTCATTGGTTCTTATACAGAAGTTCAGGGTCATGCTCCACATGCCTGCGGAGAAGGGATATATATAATTAGCCAGGATAGAGAAACAGGACTCTTATCCATTGAATCCAGAATGACAGACATTGAAAATCCAAGCTGGGTACATTGGGATTCCGGAAGAAAGAAACTCTATGCCGCTACCGAGAATTCCGGTGATGACGGAGAGCTTGTCAGCTATAATTACAATTCAGAAAAACAATTGACAGAGCTGAGTCGTCAGAGAGGACCAGGCAATGCAGTCTGTCATCTTTTAACCCTTTCAAAGCAGAATCTACTTCTTACTGTTTCCTATATCAGTGGTACTCTGGAGGGCTTTGAATTAAAGAACAGTCTCCCCGAAAGACGGCAGCATATCTTTCAATACAAAGGAAATGGTCCGAACCTTGAAAGACAGGAAGGACCCCATGCCCATCAGCTGTGTCCTGATAATTATGAGAATAAACTCTATGTCTGCGATCTTGGCAGTGACAGAATCTGGATGCATGATCTTAAGTCTCCTGATTTGAAGCAGGAGACTGCACTGGAAGTTCCGAAGGGTTATGGTCCCCGTCATATGGTGATGGATGGACAGTCTTCTCTGGCTTACATTCTCTGTGAATTACAGCCTAAGCTCCTTGTCGCCCACATATTTGAAGATGGAGAAGAGAAGGGGAGGATGGAAATCCTTGAAGAGCATCATACTGCCGCAGTGGATGACAGGGCAAAAGCGGCTCCTGCCGCCATTAAGATTCACCCCTCTGGAAATACTCTTTATGTCTCCAACCGCTTTGTAGATTCCATTACTGTATTCAGCCTGGATCGGTCTGATAATTCAGCTTCGGTTCATAAAGTGGATGAGTTCAGCAGCCGCGGGAAGACACCCAGGGATTTTACATTCAGTCCCGACGGGAAATGGCTTCTCATTGGCAATCAGGATTCAAGTGATATCCAATGTTGCCGGATCGATCCTGAGACAGGTCTGTCCCTGAATGAGTGGACCCCTGCTTTAAAGATAGGGACTCCGGTTTGTCTCGTTCCTCTATGA
- a CDS encoding ABC transporter ATP-binding protein: MNTIMHIDNLKKNYGTVQAVDGISFDIEEGICFGLLGPNGAGKTTTIEMMEGILSPSSGTVYFRDKIIDQNFKKKVGIQFQNTALPEFITVKETLELFRSLYPDPRTMDEVIEICSLSDIIDRDNRKLSGGQRQRMLLGLAIIPRPEMVFLDEPTTGLDPQARRNFWDLIKRIKAEKTTVLLTTHYMEEAEILCDKIAIMDHGKLMEIDTPEQLLLNHFDGALVSVPHSGRTDLDLEGGLLKGDLLEITTQNLDKTMRELLASQLNLEGLSIKKPNLEDLFLKLTGTLLRS; encoded by the coding sequence ATGAATACAATAATGCATATTGATAATCTGAAGAAAAACTACGGCACAGTCCAGGCTGTCGACGGTATCAGTTTTGACATAGAAGAAGGAATCTGCTTCGGGCTTCTCGGTCCCAACGGTGCAGGAAAAACTACGACTATTGAGATGATGGAGGGAATTTTATCTCCCAGTAGCGGGACAGTTTATTTCAGAGATAAAATTATCGATCAGAATTTTAAGAAAAAAGTTGGAATACAGTTTCAGAACACAGCTTTACCTGAATTTATCACTGTTAAAGAGACTCTTGAACTGTTCAGATCTCTATATCCTGATCCCAGAACAATGGACGAAGTTATAGAGATCTGCTCTCTGTCGGATATCATTGACAGGGATAACAGAAAACTCTCGGGGGGGCAGCGTCAGAGAATGCTCCTTGGGCTGGCGATTATTCCCAGACCTGAGATGGTTTTTCTTGATGAACCCACAACGGGTCTCGATCCTCAGGCAAGACGAAATTTCTGGGATCTTATTAAGAGGATCAAGGCGGAGAAAACGACGGTCCTCCTCACGACTCATTATATGGAAGAAGCAGAAATACTCTGTGATAAGATTGCTATTATGGATCATGGGAAACTGATGGAGATCGACACTCCCGAGCAGCTGCTTCTTAATCATTTTGATGGAGCCCTGGTCTCTGTTCCTCATTCAGGACGCACAGATCTGGATCTTGAGGGGGGACTCCTGAAGGGAGATCTTCTTGAGATCACTACACAAAATCTGGATAAAACAATGAGAGAACTACTCGCCTCTCAGTTAAATCTGGAGGGGCTCAGTATAAAAAAACCAAATCTTGAAGATCTCTTTCTTAAGTTAACTGGAACTTTGTTACGCTCATAA
- a CDS encoding molybdopterin molybdotransferase MoeA — MIGLHDIYKILDEQEMKVKCEKVPLHKAAGRLINKTVYSTLDSPPFDKSAMDGWAVPTGDEKGPWKVMETVAAGDVSNRPALKVGECAAIMTGAKIPEGCGKVIRIEYTRREDDTVYLETDEPLENIILQGENLKNGDAVLSPRRLSPGDIGILASLGMAEVEVALPPRIGIITTGSEIKEPGEPLGDGEIYNSNGPQLMAQTASVNCPVHYYGITVDDRKSLYEIIRKGVEENDILLLSGGVSMGEFDFIPETLEKLGVRKFFHKAAIKPGRPIWFGRNDSCFVFGLPGNPVSTYVLFEVFVKHLIYRYCGLDYKPDVLRGVLGKGIRRRTFERTEFLPVCFKDEKVYPVSYHGSSHLNAMGEADGLIIVDQGIEIVDEGAVVNVRLL, encoded by the coding sequence ATGATCGGACTGCATGATATCTACAAAATTCTGGACGAGCAGGAAATGAAGGTAAAATGTGAAAAAGTACCCCTTCATAAGGCTGCCGGCCGTTTAATTAATAAAACTGTCTACTCAACTCTGGACTCTCCCCCCTTTGATAAGTCTGCCATGGACGGCTGGGCTGTCCCTACGGGTGATGAGAAAGGTCCCTGGAAGGTAATGGAGACTGTCGCCGCCGGAGACGTTTCTAACAGACCTGCCCTCAAAGTCGGAGAATGTGCCGCTATCATGACAGGGGCAAAAATTCCTGAAGGCTGCGGCAAGGTTATCAGAATAGAATATACCCGCAGGGAAGACGACACTGTTTACCTTGAAACTGATGAGCCTCTGGAAAACATCATATTACAAGGTGAGAATCTCAAAAACGGAGATGCCGTACTGAGCCCCCGCAGACTCTCTCCCGGAGATATCGGTATTCTCGCATCCCTGGGGATGGCAGAAGTAGAAGTAGCCCTTCCTCCCCGGATTGGAATCATTACAACTGGCTCTGAGATAAAAGAACCCGGAGAGCCTCTGGGAGATGGAGAGATCTACAACAGTAACGGCCCTCAGCTTATGGCCCAGACGGCTTCAGTAAACTGCCCCGTCCACTATTACGGAATTACAGTGGATGACCGGAAATCACTCTATGAAATAATCAGAAAGGGAGTTGAAGAAAATGATATTCTTCTTCTCTCAGGGGGAGTCTCCATGGGTGAATTCGACTTTATCCCCGAAACCCTTGAGAAGCTGGGAGTAAGAAAATTCTTCCACAAAGCAGCAATAAAACCGGGACGTCCCATATGGTTCGGCCGCAATGACAGCTGTTTTGTCTTCGGTCTGCCTGGAAATCCCGTCTCCACATATGTCCTTTTTGAAGTATTTGTAAAACATCTGATCTACAGATATTGCGGCCTCGATTACAAACCCGATGTATTAAGAGGAGTACTTGGTAAAGGGATAAGACGACGGACATTCGAAAGAACAGAATTTCTACCTGTCTGTTTCAAAGATGAAAAGGTCTATCCTGTCTCCTATCACGGCTCCTCTCACTTGAATGCCATGGGAGAGGCAGATGGCCTGATAATAGTGGATCAGGGGATCGAAATAGTGGACGAAGGAGCGGTGGTCAATGTTAGACTCCTTTGA
- a CDS encoding ABC transporter substrate-binding protein, with translation MKKVVLSVLCLTLASVLSWSSGQNEEGPVELNFWTWHPSAEIHQPIIEQFEAENEGVTVNLTVMESTVFQEKLPIALASEEDLDVIGIQAGLMPSQLKGYMTPLDDYFASVAGSDWEKIFNPLDLAISKNQTESDELLFITNGRYGSAIGLYNVDIFNELGLTVPTTYEEMKAVAAVIQEKRPDIQPVVFTGDTWFLDEMVLTILSQESDLFNDIRYATGGRWDDPAYVQALTDFKKMFDDGVFQNMNDVGYGRASELFDTGKAAIFYQGTWEAPRLSSKFRNDRGIELNNVGAMPMPVMRAGGKATLRAFPDGGMAIPEYSEHKSAAANFIFYMNGGDGFDMMNTDTFLVPNKVNSKLPAELFNSAEGREGWDLVVKLVSESTSHRNNMSAFSSVLGQYIQKVIGGDYGDDIQRACEEIQKEFATGKYE, from the coding sequence ATGAAGAAAGTTGTATTATCAGTTTTATGCCTGACTCTGGCCTCTGTTTTATCCTGGTCATCAGGGCAGAATGAAGAAGGACCTGTTGAATTGAATTTCTGGACCTGGCACCCTTCAGCCGAAATTCATCAACCAATCATTGAACAATTTGAAGCAGAAAATGAAGGTGTTACAGTTAATCTGACTGTAATGGAATCCACAGTCTTTCAGGAAAAGTTACCCATAGCTCTGGCCTCTGAAGAGGATCTTGATGTTATTGGTATTCAGGCTGGACTTATGCCCTCTCAGCTCAAAGGTTATATGACGCCTCTGGATGACTATTTTGCATCCGTAGCAGGAAGTGACTGGGAAAAAATATTTAATCCTCTGGATCTCGCAATATCTAAAAATCAGACTGAATCTGATGAACTTCTTTTTATCACCAATGGCCGATATGGTTCAGCAATAGGTCTCTACAATGTTGATATTTTCAATGAATTAGGACTGACAGTTCCAACAACTTATGAAGAGATGAAAGCTGTAGCAGCCGTAATTCAGGAAAAAAGACCTGATATACAGCCGGTTGTCTTCACAGGAGATACATGGTTTCTTGATGAGATGGTTCTGACTATTCTCAGCCAGGAGTCTGATCTTTTCAATGACATAAGATATGCCACAGGCGGTCGATGGGATGATCCCGCCTATGTACAGGCTCTAACAGATTTTAAAAAAATGTTTGATGACGGAGTATTCCAGAATATGAATGATGTCGGATACGGCAGAGCATCCGAACTCTTTGATACAGGTAAAGCAGCGATTTTTTATCAGGGTACATGGGAAGCTCCCAGACTATCCTCAAAATTCAGAAACGACAGGGGTATTGAGCTTAATAATGTGGGTGCCATGCCCATGCCTGTAATGCGAGCAGGTGGTAAAGCTACCCTCCGGGCCTTCCCCGATGGCGGTATGGCAATTCCCGAGTACAGTGAGCATAAATCAGCTGCTGCCAATTTTATATTTTATATGAATGGTGGCGATGGTTTTGACATGATGAATACTGATACCTTCCTTGTTCCCAACAAAGTGAACTCAAAACTACCCGCTGAATTGTTTAATTCTGCTGAAGGAAGAGAGGGATGGGACCTTGTAGTCAAACTGGTTTCGGAATCAACATCACACAGAAATAATATGTCTGCCTTCAGTTCTGTACTGGGCCAGTATATTCAAAAAGTAATCGGCGGTGATTACGGAGATGATATTCAGAGGGCCTGTGAAGAGATACAGAAAGAGTTCGCCACAGGAAAATACGAATAA
- a CDS encoding ABC transporter permease codes for MNQFTAIVYARTMEFIRDRGTFFWNLLFPIVLVVGFSVAFSGGDDSMFKVGIMGDDSSLNGTFLEMNVIETIPYDIEIEESLEKLRRHQIDMIVDFDSKSYYLNKESASSELLRTLSVSDFSGYTENEISGKAIRYVDWLVPGVIGMNMLFSCMFGVGFVIVRYRKNGVLKRMKATPVSPFTFITAQMASRFIIVLLTSIAVFGGTNIFLHFVVNGSYLLLILITALAILCMISFGLIFASRLKSEELASGLMNLLTFPMIIFSGVFFSLEGTPQFMQTASRVFPLTHFIEASRAVMIDGAGFMQILPNLIVLAGMTLLFLAVSSVLFKWE; via the coding sequence ATGAATCAATTTACAGCAATTGTATATGCAAGAACTATGGAATTTATAAGGGACAGGGGAACCTTTTTCTGGAATCTTCTCTTTCCAATTGTGTTGGTTGTTGGATTCTCTGTCGCTTTCAGCGGTGGAGATGACTCCATGTTCAAAGTAGGTATTATGGGTGATGACTCATCACTCAATGGAACATTTCTGGAGATGAATGTAATCGAAACCATCCCCTATGATATTGAAATTGAAGAGAGTCTTGAAAAACTCAGGCGGCATCAGATCGATATGATTGTCGATTTTGATTCCAAGTCCTATTACCTTAATAAGGAATCCGCCTCTTCAGAGCTCTTAAGAACTTTAAGTGTATCTGATTTTTCCGGATATACTGAAAACGAGATCAGCGGTAAAGCAATCCGTTATGTTGACTGGCTTGTTCCTGGAGTGATCGGGATGAATATGCTTTTCAGCTGCATGTTCGGAGTCGGCTTTGTTATTGTCCGTTACAGAAAAAATGGTGTGTTGAAACGTATGAAGGCCACTCCTGTGAGTCCCTTCACTTTCATTACAGCTCAGATGGCCAGCCGTTTTATTATTGTACTGCTAACTTCCATTGCAGTATTCGGCGGGACTAATATATTTCTCCATTTTGTGGTGAACGGATCATATCTACTTCTGATTCTGATCACCGCTCTTGCGATACTGTGTATGATATCTTTCGGTCTTATCTTTGCTTCCCGACTGAAAAGTGAAGAACTTGCAAGTGGACTGATGAACCTGCTCACCTTTCCTATGATCATTTTTTCCGGAGTTTTCTTTTCTCTGGAAGGGACTCCTCAATTTATGCAGACAGCCTCCAGGGTATTTCCATTAACCCATTTTATAGAAGCATCCAGAGCTGTTATGATAGATGGAGCCGGATTTATGCAGATCCTGCCGAATCTTATAGTATTAGCTGGAATGACACTCTTATTTCTTGCGGTCTCTTCAGTCCTTTTTAAATGGGAATAG